Proteins encoded together in one Quercus lobata isolate SW786 chromosome 3, ValleyOak3.0 Primary Assembly, whole genome shotgun sequence window:
- the LOC115982912 gene encoding homeobox-leucine zipper protein ATHB-54-like, with amino-acid sequence MAGSKVYGGASNMSVLLQNERLPCSSEVLEPLWIPSSEPSFHASKSIANFENVNGGDTTARPFFQQLDKDENVDEDYDGCFHQPGKKRRLAVDQVQFLEKNFEVENKLEPDRKIQLAKELGLQPRQVAIWFQNRRARYKTKQLEKDYDSLKTSYDKLKIDYDNLLKEKEGLRSEINSLKDKLLIREKGKENVEPLDAIKSSNTEPTQEPISNAVSENVSNVPILVCKQEDASSAKSDVFDSDSPHYTDGNHSSLLEPADSSHVCEPDQSDFSQDEEDNHSKILLPQTYFPKIEDGYNDDQPVSFCNFVIPMEDQPFCFWNY; translated from the exons ATGGCTGGTAGTAAGGTCTATGGAGGTGCTTCAAACATGAGCGTTTTACTTCAAAACGAAAGGCTTCCTTGTTCTTCTGAGGTTCTTGAGCCTCTCTGGATTCCCAGCTCTGAGCCTTCTTTTCATG CTTCAAAATCAATCGCTAATTTTGAGAATGTCAATGGAGGAGACACCACAGCTAGGCCATTTTTCCAACAGCTAGATAAAGATGAAAATGTTGATGAAGATTATGATGGGTGCTTTCATCAACCAGGAAAGAAAAGGCGGCTTGCAGTGGATCAAGTTCAGTTTCTTGAGAAGAATTTTGAGGTGGAAAACAAGCTTGAACCAGACAGGAAGATCCAACTTGCAAAGGAACTTGGTTTGCAGCCTCGGCAAGTTGCCATATGGTTTCAAAATCGGCGGGCTCGGTATAAGACTAAACAACTTGAAAAGGACTATGACTCCTTGAAAACTAGCTATGATAAGCTCAAGATTGACTATGACAATCTACTCAAGGAGAAGGAAGGCTTGAGAAGTGAG ATAAACTCCTTGAAGGACAAATTGCTCAttagagagaaaggaaaagaaaatgtggAACCACTTGATGCCATAAAGTCATCAAATACAGAACCAACCCAAGAACCAATTTCAAATGCAGTTTCTGAAAATGTGTCCAATGTGCCAATATTGGTGTGTAAACAAGAAGATGCTAGTTCAGCCAAAAGTGATGTCTTTGACTCTGATAGCCCACATTACACCGATGGGAACCATTCTTCATTGTTAGAGCCCGCGGATTCATCTCATGTCTGTGAACCAGACCAGTCTGATTTCTCACAAGATGAAGAAGATAATCACAGCAAGATCCTCCTGCCCCAAACATACTTTCCAAAAATTGAAGATGGCTATAACGATGACCAGCCTGtgagtttttgtaattttgtaatcCCAATGGAAGATCAGCCCTTTTGTTTCTGGAACTACTGA